CGCCGCCGGCGGCCAGGGCCGCGGCCCCGGGAGTTCTGGCCGGAGGCTGCTGCGGGGCACCCGTCCAGTCCGTCGGCAGGACCCGTACGGCGTCGCGCGGAGCGGACGGTTCCTGCTGCCGCTCGCCCAGGCGTGCGCGGCGTACGAGTTCCAGGGCACCGGAGGCGCGGCGCACATAGGCGAGTCCGTGGCGTCCCGGGTCCAGCAGGACGGCGGCCGGGGTGCCGATCAGCAGCTCGCTGTCGGCGGGATCCGCGAGCCGCAGGACGAGTCTCAGGGGCGCGAACTCGAGTACGTCCCGGGTCACCACGTCGGACGGGCGGCGGGTCGCGAGGACCATGTGGACGCCCACTTCCGGGCCCCGCCGGGTGGCGTCGATCAGCCCGGACACGAACTCCGGTACTTCCTCCTGGAGTTGGGCGAGATCGGAGACGACGAGTACCAGACGGGGCAGGGCGGGCAGCTCTGCGGCGTCGGACGCGCGGATCACCGTGTACTGCTCGAAGTCGCGGGCCCCGGCCTCCTTCACCAGCTTCTGACGGCGCCTCAGTTCTGCGGAAAGAGCGGTCAGTCCGCGTGCCGCCGCGTAGGAGTCGAGTGCGGTGTGCACGCCCACCGTGTGCGGCAGCCGGGCCGCCTGGGCGAACGCCTCACCTCCGTCGTGGTGGACGAACAGCAGATTCAGCTCGTCGGGGCGGTTCGCCACGGCCAGTGACGTCAGCCAGGCGCACAGCAGGTCCTCCATCCCGGAGCCGGCCATCCCGGCCACCAGGGCGTGCGGGCCGTCGCCGCGCAGGTCGAGGACGAAGGGCCGGCCGGCCGAACCGCCCAGCACCGCCGCCGGGGAGCGCGGGGTGCCCTGCCACCGGTCGGCGATCCGCTCGGCGGTCGGGAGATCCAGGTCGAGGAGATCCAGGAGGCGTTCGGTCCGGGGGCCGGTCGTCCCGGCGGAGTCGTCGCACAGCGGAGCGAGCAGCCGTGCCAGGCCGTCGAGTTGGGCCGGCACCATTTGGTCGGGGACCCACTTCTGCCTCATGCCGTTGTGCTCCTGCGCGAGGCCGATGACCCACCCCCCTGCGTCGCCCGGCGTCAGGCGGGTCCCGTACAGGTCGAGCGGGTGCCGTTTGTCCTCGGCGAGGCAGATCACGTACACCCCGACGTCCGGCCCGGAGCGGAGCACCTCCTCGGCCCACGGGGCCGCGCGCAGCGCCGACAGGTCGTCGACGACCATGACCAGCGTGGTGTCACCCCAGGGGGACTCCGGTCCCCGCTCGCCCCGCAGCCGTTCGAGGATGATCAGCGCAGCCTCGTCGAGGAGTCTCCCGTGCGCTGCGGGCTCACGGCTGATCCGCACCGGCTGGCCCCCTCGGGACATCAGCCCGTCGGGCGGCAGCCATCGGGCGAATCTCCAGAACTTCTCCCCCGATTCGTCGGTGAGCACCCGTACCGCGACGTCGGAGGGCGGGTGCAGCAGCACCGTCTGGGCAACGAGCCAGCCCGCCAGCCTGCGGGCGACGTCGCGATGGGCCGCGATGCCCAGACTGCCGCTGTGCCGCAGGGAGAGGGTCACCGGGCCGCCCGTGCTCCGGCCGACGCGCAGGACGAGGTGGTCCGGGTGGTCCGGGCCGCGCTCCCACAGCCGGGTCAGCGACCCGAAGATCTCACCCGGGAGTTCGAAGGAGTCGGCGAAGCGCGGCCTCGTCTCGCCCGGCCGGCCGGGTGTCCGGCCGCGTACCAAGGCGGCGTAGGCCCGCTGCAGTGAACGGCTCAGGGGCGGTGCGGACTTCCGGTCCTTGCCGTCCGCCGCCGCCTGGCTCCCCGCAGCGGCGCCCACTTCCGTCGCCGCCTGCCGGTCGAACGCCAGCGTTCCTCCCCCGGCCGGAGACACGTACAGATCGCGAAACCGCGCGAAACCCTCCGACGTCAGCCGCAGCCCGCTGTCTCCGGCCGGGACCGCCCCCTCGGACTGCGCACCGAGGAAGATCCTGCAGCCGTCGTACAGGGGTGTCCGCGCCAGCGTCGCGTCCGGCGCCAACCGCTCCCCCTCACTTGTGAACAGGTCGGGGGTCGTCTGACGCGGGCCGAGACGGGCGAGCTGGGCCGCGACGGCCCCGACGGGCGTCGACTCGTCGGCTTGAAGGACGACGTCCTGCTCCGCCCCGCCCGGCATCACGACGGTGAACGTCCAGTCGGCGCCCGAGACCGCCGTACGCCCCGGGCCCGGGGTGAGCGGAACGGACGACCATGAGGGGGGCCGCGCCACCCGGGGCGCCGGCAGTATGCGGGTACGGGCGGGCGGTGCCGACTCCGGCGCCGCGTCAACTCCCAGCAGCGGAGCGCGGATCCTGCCGTCCTCGGCGATCTCGATCTCGTAGCCCGCGCCGGGCAGGTCACCGTGGGCCGTGCCGACGAGGACACGCGGCCCCATCCTTCCGCCCCGGGCGGCGAGTCGGGCGAGGTGCCGGGCCTCGGCGGGTGACGGCTCGGTGCCGACGAGGATGACCTGGCTCGCGGTCGCGGGATGTGCGGGGCGGTACCCCCAACCGGTGAGCACCGCGTCGGACGCCGGACCGGCCGCCATCGACTCGAGCAGGGCGGGGATGCCGGGCAGTACGTCCACCCGGTCCGGTAACAAGGACGCGAGGTCGTGCGCCACTCCGACACCGGTGATCCGGACCTGGCCCGACCACTGCGTCGTGGCCAGTTCGGCGGCGATCGCCTCGAGGAGAGCACCCCTGAGCGCCACCGGACCGGTCACGGCGCCCAGACCCGTCCCGGCGTCGAGGTTGAGCAGCAGCCTCAGGCCATCGCCCCTGCCCACCGTCACGACGTGGGGGTAGGGGAGAGCATCGGCCGCCGCGTCCCGGTCTTCGCACGCCCTCGCGCTCTCCCGGCTGAGGTACCACCGGCGCGCGTCGCGGCTCGCCCGCCACTGGTCGGGCAGCAGACGGCCGGCCGAGGCGTCGGCCACCTCCGCGACGATCTCGTCGCCCCAGAGCCAGACGGCGCTGAGCCTCGGCAGCAGGAACGCCGGCTCGGCGAGCGAGCGCAGGGCCCGCTCCACCAGCCGCGCGCCCACCGGGTCGGAGCGCACCAGCAGGCCGTCGACCGGGCTCGCACCCGGCTGCGGGCCGTAGGCGTGTCGCGTCCGGGTTGCTGAGCGGGTGGAGCGTGACATGGCACATCCTCGGGAGCCGGCGGATCCGCGACGCGGATTCGGCTGGGGGACGGGACGCGGATTCGGCTGGGGGACGGGGCGACGGGACCGGGCGGTCAGCGCTCCGCTGCCGCACCGGCTTCCCGCGGCGCCGGCAGCGCCACGGCCTGTTCCTGGAACTGCTGGAGCCCTGCCCGGAACTCCGCGGTCCAGTCCGCGGTCTCGGATTCGAGGTGGGCCCGGATCCTGCCGACCAGCCCACCGATCAGGTTCATCCTGCGCTCGATCACCGCCTGCTCCGGCTCGCCCGTGACATCCCGCAGCAGCTCCGCCGACCAGGCCAGCCGGAACGCGTTCACCTCGCCGCGCAGCGCCTGCGCCGCGGTTATGTCACGCATCCAGGCCGTGGAGAGGCCGAAGAAGTAGTCGAAACCCTTGCAGCCCGCGGCCGCGGCCAGGAAGACATAGCCCCAGCTCTGAATGTCCGCATCCGAGGCGGCGCCGACCAGCGGGAT
This genomic interval from Streptomyces dengpaensis contains the following:
- a CDS encoding FtsK/SpoIIIE domain-containing protein: MSRSTRSATRTRHAYGPQPGASPVDGLLVRSDPVGARLVERALRSLAEPAFLLPRLSAVWLWGDEIVAEVADASAGRLLPDQWRASRDARRWYLSRESARACEDRDAAADALPYPHVVTVGRGDGLRLLLNLDAGTGLGAVTGPVALRGALLEAIAAELATTQWSGQVRITGVGVAHDLASLLPDRVDVLPGIPALLESMAAGPASDAVLTGWGYRPAHPATASQVILVGTEPSPAEARHLARLAARGGRMGPRVLVGTAHGDLPGAGYEIEIAEDGRIRAPLLGVDAAPESAPPARTRILPAPRVARPPSWSSVPLTPGPGRTAVSGADWTFTVVMPGGAEQDVVLQADESTPVGAVAAQLARLGPRQTTPDLFTSEGERLAPDATLARTPLYDGCRIFLGAQSEGAVPAGDSGLRLTSEGFARFRDLYVSPAGGGTLAFDRQAATEVGAAAGSQAAADGKDRKSAPPLSRSLQRAYAALVRGRTPGRPGETRPRFADSFELPGEIFGSLTRLWERGPDHPDHLVLRVGRSTGGPVTLSLRHSGSLGIAAHRDVARRLAGWLVAQTVLLHPPSDVAVRVLTDESGEKFWRFARWLPPDGLMSRGGQPVRISREPAAHGRLLDEAALIILERLRGERGPESPWGDTTLVMVVDDLSALRAAPWAEEVLRSGPDVGVYVICLAEDKRHPLDLYGTRLTPGDAGGWVIGLAQEHNGMRQKWVPDQMVPAQLDGLARLLAPLCDDSAGTTGPRTERLLDLLDLDLPTAERIADRWQGTPRSPAAVLGGSAGRPFVLDLRGDGPHALVAGMAGSGMEDLLCAWLTSLAVANRPDELNLLFVHHDGGEAFAQAARLPHTVGVHTALDSYAAARGLTALSAELRRRQKLVKEAGARDFEQYTVIRASDAAELPALPRLVLVVSDLAQLQEEVPEFVSGLIDATRRGPEVGVHMVLATRRPSDVVTRDVLEFAPLRLVLRLADPADSELLIGTPAAVLLDPGRHGLAYVRRASGALELVRRARLGERQQEPSAPRDAVRVLPTDWTGAPQQPPARTPGAAALAAGGDELADLVRIIGQFNADFGGELADLVRAIGQAAAALDDLPAPHVPWPPQLPLSVRLKETAVGPDALWPVRPRPGARTPVVFGLRDAPGAQGFQEAAWDLDQDGPLLVSGDAVSGRTQLLLTLAVAVAEQYNVADVHLYAIDCGSGALGALTDLVHCGAVVTSDETERMRRLIDKLVTTVRSRQELFTQTGIRSLHGHRQERRGGEKPPYLVLLLDGWEEFVDWARRTSNDGCVRDLLDLLQDTRTGICPVIAGGQEVLALRHGLADATTLVLRQADRTGYERAGLGGHLLPPVFGPGRALYAGTGAEVQIALPDRIQETVTETRHRYAGVSLERKPFRIGSSALAADRFSLGPAGRPVGREDVFAWLNRNYRDGTPAALLGPRRAGKSWIIKELQERMRSDGLGNVQKVVTLSNRDRAGSQDELAVRLMPALAESARAADELMDRAAAGSGASRLVLLLDEVGRLTGYDPAAVSWLRDLGQAGAWLVYCGTYKDWNDTRRHALAVPGSSFGNDVNHFTLGPLAEPDAREFLTGTAENEGLVIPSVTADRILKNVGPWPFYLQVVGDALVRAARAGSTLALDDARELRSLIERELLVNKADVFRSRWSEIGVAAREALLEARGGLPKNPNAAQGTQLRDVGLLLPQNKWLPDRPFFDWIHYAYQELHDEEQR
- a CDS encoding SLATT domain-containing protein → MTGSTGAVEPGGGRVRRRDLRTRAFPVLATSTPLERLESVQSLRAWAEQEAEDAIEWYLEDKRLKRLGSRVIRGLMIILATTGTLIPLVGAASDADIQSWGYVFLAAAAGCKGFDYFFGLSTAWMRDITAAQALRGEVNAFRLAWSAELLRDVTGEPEQAVIERRMNLIGGLVGRIRAHLESETADWTAEFRAGLQQFQEQAVALPAPREAGAAAER